In Salarias fasciatus chromosome 20, fSalaFa1.1, whole genome shotgun sequence, a single window of DNA contains:
- the clstn1 gene encoding calsyntenin-1 isoform X1, translating to MRFRGNKPFASAVGLVLGLLCAVEAAKVNKHKPWIETTYHGIVTENDDKVLLDPPLIALDKDAPLRYAESFEVTLTEEGEICGFRIHGQNVPFEAVVLDKSTGEGVIRAKDKLDCELQKEHTFTIQAYDCGEGPDGANMKKSHKATVHIQVNDINEYSPVFKEKSYKATVIEGKKYDSILKVEAVDADCSFQFSQICNYEIVTPDVPFTVDKDGFIKNTEKLSYGKERMYKLTVTAYDCGKNRASEDVLVKISVKPTCKPSWQGFNKRIEYEPGTGSLALFPSMHLETCDEPITSIRASIELETNHIGKGCDRDTYSEKSLHKLCGASSGTVELLPAPSSSANWTVGLPTDNGHDSDQVFEFNGTQAIKVPDGTVSTNLKEPFTISVWMRHGPGAHEKETILCNSDKTDMNRHHYSLYVHNCRLIFLLRQDPSEAENYKPAEFHWKLDQVCDKEWHHYVLNVEFPTVSMFVDGTVFEPFLVTEDYPLHPSKIETQLTIGACWQDNSGHDNDTETVSESTSGANARMAQFFRGNLAGLIIRSGKLENKKVIDCLYTCKEGLDVQLPEEVASAVKVEFNPNQSSLTVEGDDIDAFDKVMQHISYLNSRQFPTPGIRHLRISTTVKCFNEEACVSVPDAEGYVMVLQPEEPKISLSGIDHFARSAAEFESQEGVTLFPELRIVSTITREVEADAESEAAEGADDDPTVQETVVSEEIMHNLDTCEVTVVGDELDGEHESLEVDISQLQQRALEMSSSNLGLVITGVNTMANYEQVLHLIRYKNWHTEALFDRKFKLVCSELNGRYISNDFKVEVNVIHTASPVEHANNAMVQPNFINPVHHASVDLSGHNLVNAHQASVVPSAATIVIVVCVSFLVFMIILGVFRIRAAHQRTMRDQENGKENEMDWDDSALTITVNPMETYEDQHSSEEEEEEEEESEDGEEEDDITSAESESSEDEEGGEPEDQQGASRQQQLEWDDSTLTY from the exons GTGAGATTTGCGGCTTCAGGATCCATGGGCAGAATGTCCCCTTCGAGGCAGTGGTCCTGGACAAGTCCACTGGCGAGGGGGTCATCCGGGCCAAGGACAAGCTGGACTGCGAGCTGCAGAAGGAGCACACCTTCACCATCCAAGCCTACGACTGCGGGGAGGGTCCCGACGGAGCCAACATGAAGAAATCCCACAA GGCGACTGTGCACATCCAAGTGAACGACATCAACGAGTACTCACCGGTGTTCAAGGAGAAGTCCTACAAAGCCACTGTCATCGAGGGCAAGAAATACGACAGCATCCTGAAGGTGGAGGCGGTGGATGCAGACTGCTCCTTCCAGTTCAGCCAAATCTGCAACTACGAGATCGTGACCCCTGATGTGCCCTTCACCGTCGACAAAGACG GCTTCATCAAGAACACGGAGAAACTGAGCTACGGCAAAGAGCGCATGTACAAGTTGACCGTGACCGCCTACGACTGCGGGAAGAACCGTGCCTCCGAGGACGTGCTGGTCAAGATCAGCGTCAAGCCCACCTGCAAACCGAGCTGGCAAG GCTTCAATAAGAGGATTGAATATGAGCCTGGCACGGGGAGTCTGGCCCTCTTCCCCAGCATGCACTTGGAGACCTGCGACGAGCCGATCACCTCCATCCGGGCCAGCATTGAGCTGGAAACCAACCATATCGGCAAGGGGTGTGACCGTGACACCTATTCAGAGAAATCCCTGCACAAGTTGTGCG GAGCCAGCTCCGGCACCGTGGAGCTCCTTCCTGCACCCAGCAGCTCCGCCAACTGGACTGTGGGGCTGCCCACTGACAACGGACACGACAGCGACCAGGTGTTCGAGTTCAACGGCACCCAGGCCATCAAGGTTCCCGACGGTACGGTGAGCACCAACCTGAAGGAGCCCTTCACCATCTCCGTGTGGATGAGGCACGGCCCCGGGGCCCACGAGAAGGAGACCATCCTCTGCAACTCCGACAAGACAG ACATGAACAGGCACCACTACTCGCTGTACGTCCACAACTGCAGACTGATCTTCCTCCTGCGCCAGGACCCGTCGGAGGCGGAGAACTACAAACCGGCAGAGTTTCACTGGAAGCTCGACCAG GTGTGTGACAAAGAGTGGCATCACTACGTGCTCAACGTGGAGTTCCCCACCGTgtccatgttcgtggatgggactGTCTTCGAGCCCTTCCTGGTGACAGAGGACTACCCACTGCACCCGTCCAAGATTGAAACTCAGCTCACCATCGGTGCCTGTTGGCAAG ACAACTCAGGACATGACAATGACACTGAGACAGTCTCTGAGTCCACCTCAG GCGCTAATGCTCGAATGGCTCAGTTTTTCCGCGGGAACCTGGCGGGACTGATCATCCGCTCTGGCAAGCTGGAGAACAAGAAAGTGATCGACTGTTTGTACACCTGCAAGGAGGGACTAGACGTGCAGCTGCCCGAGGAGGTAGCTTCAGCTGTCAAG GTGGAGTTCAACCCCAACCAGTCCTCTCTCACCGTGGAAGGTGACGACATCGACGCCTTTGACAAGGTGATGCAGCACATTTCCTACCTGAACTCCCGCCAGTTCCCGACCCCCGGCATCAGGCACCTCCGTATCTCCACCACCGTCAA ATGCTTCAACGAGGAGGCGTGCGTGTCGGTGCCGGACGCAGAGGGTTACGTGATGGTCCTGCAGCCGGAGGAGCCCAAAATCAGCCTGAGTGGCATCGACCACTTCGCCCGCAGCGCCGCTGAATTCGAGAGTCAGGAGGGAGTGACCCTCTTCCCCGAGCTGCGCATCGTGAGCACCATCACCCGCGAGGTGGAGGCCGACGCGGAGTCCGAAGCCGCGGAGGGAGCAGACGACGACCCCACAG TCCAAGAGACGGTGGTGTCCGAGGAGATCATGCACAACCTAGACACGTGTGAGGTGACGGTTGTGGGAGACGAGCTGGATGGCGAGCACGAGAGCCTGGAGGTGGACAtatcccagctgcagcagcgcgcCCTCGAGATGAGCTCGTCTAACCTGGGCCTCGTCATCACCG GTGTCAACACTATGGCCAACTACGAGCAGGTCCTGCACCTCATTCGATACAAGAACTGGCACACCGAGGCTCTGTTCGACAGGAAGTTCAAACTCGTCTGCTCTGAACTCAACGGCCGCTACATCAGCAACGACTTCAAAGTGGAG GTGAACGTGATCCACACGGCCAGCCCCGTGGAGCATGCCAACAACGCCATGGTGCAGCCCAACTTCATCAACCCCGTCCACCACGCCTCTGTGGACCTGTCCGGGCACAACCTGGTCAACGCTCACCAGGCTTCAG TGGTTCCCAGCGCCGCCACCATCGTCATCGTGGTGTGCGTCAGCTTCCTGGTGTTCATGATCATCCTCGGCGTGTTCCGCATCCGGGCCGCGCACCAGCGCACCATGAGGGACCAGGAGAACGGCAAGGAGAACGAGATGGACTGGGACGACTCCGCCCTCACCATCACCGTCAACCCCATGGAG ACCTATGAGGACCAGcacagcagcgaggaggaggaagaggaggaggaggagagcgaggacggcgaggaggaagacgaCATCACGAGCGCTGAGTCAGAGAgcagcgaggacgaggagggcgGCGAGCCcgaggaccagcagggggccagcagacagcagcagctggagtggGACGACTCCACCCTCACCtactga
- the clstn1 gene encoding calsyntenin-1 isoform X2, whose protein sequence is MRFRGNKPFASAVGLVLGLLCAVEAAKVNKHKPWIETTYHGIVTENDDKVLLDPPLIALDKDAPLRYAGEICGFRIHGQNVPFEAVVLDKSTGEGVIRAKDKLDCELQKEHTFTIQAYDCGEGPDGANMKKSHKATVHIQVNDINEYSPVFKEKSYKATVIEGKKYDSILKVEAVDADCSFQFSQICNYEIVTPDVPFTVDKDGFIKNTEKLSYGKERMYKLTVTAYDCGKNRASEDVLVKISVKPTCKPSWQGFNKRIEYEPGTGSLALFPSMHLETCDEPITSIRASIELETNHIGKGCDRDTYSEKSLHKLCGASSGTVELLPAPSSSANWTVGLPTDNGHDSDQVFEFNGTQAIKVPDGTVSTNLKEPFTISVWMRHGPGAHEKETILCNSDKTDMNRHHYSLYVHNCRLIFLLRQDPSEAENYKPAEFHWKLDQVCDKEWHHYVLNVEFPTVSMFVDGTVFEPFLVTEDYPLHPSKIETQLTIGACWQDNSGHDNDTETVSESTSGANARMAQFFRGNLAGLIIRSGKLENKKVIDCLYTCKEGLDVQLPEEVASAVKVEFNPNQSSLTVEGDDIDAFDKVMQHISYLNSRQFPTPGIRHLRISTTVKCFNEEACVSVPDAEGYVMVLQPEEPKISLSGIDHFARSAAEFESQEGVTLFPELRIVSTITREVEADAESEAAEGADDDPTVQETVVSEEIMHNLDTCEVTVVGDELDGEHESLEVDISQLQQRALEMSSSNLGLVITGVNTMANYEQVLHLIRYKNWHTEALFDRKFKLVCSELNGRYISNDFKVEVNVIHTASPVEHANNAMVQPNFINPVHHASVDLSGHNLVNAHQASVVPSAATIVIVVCVSFLVFMIILGVFRIRAAHQRTMRDQENGKENEMDWDDSALTITVNPMETYEDQHSSEEEEEEEEESEDGEEEDDITSAESESSEDEEGGEPEDQQGASRQQQLEWDDSTLTY, encoded by the exons GTGAGATTTGCGGCTTCAGGATCCATGGGCAGAATGTCCCCTTCGAGGCAGTGGTCCTGGACAAGTCCACTGGCGAGGGGGTCATCCGGGCCAAGGACAAGCTGGACTGCGAGCTGCAGAAGGAGCACACCTTCACCATCCAAGCCTACGACTGCGGGGAGGGTCCCGACGGAGCCAACATGAAGAAATCCCACAA GGCGACTGTGCACATCCAAGTGAACGACATCAACGAGTACTCACCGGTGTTCAAGGAGAAGTCCTACAAAGCCACTGTCATCGAGGGCAAGAAATACGACAGCATCCTGAAGGTGGAGGCGGTGGATGCAGACTGCTCCTTCCAGTTCAGCCAAATCTGCAACTACGAGATCGTGACCCCTGATGTGCCCTTCACCGTCGACAAAGACG GCTTCATCAAGAACACGGAGAAACTGAGCTACGGCAAAGAGCGCATGTACAAGTTGACCGTGACCGCCTACGACTGCGGGAAGAACCGTGCCTCCGAGGACGTGCTGGTCAAGATCAGCGTCAAGCCCACCTGCAAACCGAGCTGGCAAG GCTTCAATAAGAGGATTGAATATGAGCCTGGCACGGGGAGTCTGGCCCTCTTCCCCAGCATGCACTTGGAGACCTGCGACGAGCCGATCACCTCCATCCGGGCCAGCATTGAGCTGGAAACCAACCATATCGGCAAGGGGTGTGACCGTGACACCTATTCAGAGAAATCCCTGCACAAGTTGTGCG GAGCCAGCTCCGGCACCGTGGAGCTCCTTCCTGCACCCAGCAGCTCCGCCAACTGGACTGTGGGGCTGCCCACTGACAACGGACACGACAGCGACCAGGTGTTCGAGTTCAACGGCACCCAGGCCATCAAGGTTCCCGACGGTACGGTGAGCACCAACCTGAAGGAGCCCTTCACCATCTCCGTGTGGATGAGGCACGGCCCCGGGGCCCACGAGAAGGAGACCATCCTCTGCAACTCCGACAAGACAG ACATGAACAGGCACCACTACTCGCTGTACGTCCACAACTGCAGACTGATCTTCCTCCTGCGCCAGGACCCGTCGGAGGCGGAGAACTACAAACCGGCAGAGTTTCACTGGAAGCTCGACCAG GTGTGTGACAAAGAGTGGCATCACTACGTGCTCAACGTGGAGTTCCCCACCGTgtccatgttcgtggatgggactGTCTTCGAGCCCTTCCTGGTGACAGAGGACTACCCACTGCACCCGTCCAAGATTGAAACTCAGCTCACCATCGGTGCCTGTTGGCAAG ACAACTCAGGACATGACAATGACACTGAGACAGTCTCTGAGTCCACCTCAG GCGCTAATGCTCGAATGGCTCAGTTTTTCCGCGGGAACCTGGCGGGACTGATCATCCGCTCTGGCAAGCTGGAGAACAAGAAAGTGATCGACTGTTTGTACACCTGCAAGGAGGGACTAGACGTGCAGCTGCCCGAGGAGGTAGCTTCAGCTGTCAAG GTGGAGTTCAACCCCAACCAGTCCTCTCTCACCGTGGAAGGTGACGACATCGACGCCTTTGACAAGGTGATGCAGCACATTTCCTACCTGAACTCCCGCCAGTTCCCGACCCCCGGCATCAGGCACCTCCGTATCTCCACCACCGTCAA ATGCTTCAACGAGGAGGCGTGCGTGTCGGTGCCGGACGCAGAGGGTTACGTGATGGTCCTGCAGCCGGAGGAGCCCAAAATCAGCCTGAGTGGCATCGACCACTTCGCCCGCAGCGCCGCTGAATTCGAGAGTCAGGAGGGAGTGACCCTCTTCCCCGAGCTGCGCATCGTGAGCACCATCACCCGCGAGGTGGAGGCCGACGCGGAGTCCGAAGCCGCGGAGGGAGCAGACGACGACCCCACAG TCCAAGAGACGGTGGTGTCCGAGGAGATCATGCACAACCTAGACACGTGTGAGGTGACGGTTGTGGGAGACGAGCTGGATGGCGAGCACGAGAGCCTGGAGGTGGACAtatcccagctgcagcagcgcgcCCTCGAGATGAGCTCGTCTAACCTGGGCCTCGTCATCACCG GTGTCAACACTATGGCCAACTACGAGCAGGTCCTGCACCTCATTCGATACAAGAACTGGCACACCGAGGCTCTGTTCGACAGGAAGTTCAAACTCGTCTGCTCTGAACTCAACGGCCGCTACATCAGCAACGACTTCAAAGTGGAG GTGAACGTGATCCACACGGCCAGCCCCGTGGAGCATGCCAACAACGCCATGGTGCAGCCCAACTTCATCAACCCCGTCCACCACGCCTCTGTGGACCTGTCCGGGCACAACCTGGTCAACGCTCACCAGGCTTCAG TGGTTCCCAGCGCCGCCACCATCGTCATCGTGGTGTGCGTCAGCTTCCTGGTGTTCATGATCATCCTCGGCGTGTTCCGCATCCGGGCCGCGCACCAGCGCACCATGAGGGACCAGGAGAACGGCAAGGAGAACGAGATGGACTGGGACGACTCCGCCCTCACCATCACCGTCAACCCCATGGAG ACCTATGAGGACCAGcacagcagcgaggaggaggaagaggaggaggaggagagcgaggacggcgaggaggaagacgaCATCACGAGCGCTGAGTCAGAGAgcagcgaggacgaggagggcgGCGAGCCcgaggaccagcagggggccagcagacagcagcagctggagtggGACGACTCCACCCTCACCtactga
- the clstn1 gene encoding calsyntenin-1 isoform X4: MRFRGNKPFASAVGLVLGLLCAVEAAKVNKHKPWIETTYHGIVTENDDKVLLDPPLIALDKDAPLRYAGEICGFRIHGQNVPFEAVVLDKSTGEGVIRAKDKLDCELQKEHTFTIQAYDCGEGPDGANMKKSHKATVHIQVNDINEYSPVFKEKSYKATVIEGKKYDSILKVEAVDADCSFQFSQICNYEIVTPDVPFTVDKDGFIKNTEKLSYGKERMYKLTVTAYDCGKNRASEDVLVKISVKPTCKPSWQGFNKRIEYEPGTGSLALFPSMHLETCDEPITSIRASIELETNHIGKGCDRDTYSEKSLHKLCGASSGTVELLPAPSSSANWTVGLPTDNGHDSDQVFEFNGTQAIKVPDGTVSTNLKEPFTISVWMRHGPGAHEKETILCNSDKTDMNRHHYSLYVHNCRLIFLLRQDPSEAENYKPAEFHWKLDQVCDKEWHHYVLNVEFPTVSMFVDGTVFEPFLVTEDYPLHPSKIETQLTIGACWQGANARMAQFFRGNLAGLIIRSGKLENKKVIDCLYTCKEGLDVQLPEEVASAVKVEFNPNQSSLTVEGDDIDAFDKVMQHISYLNSRQFPTPGIRHLRISTTVKCFNEEACVSVPDAEGYVMVLQPEEPKISLSGIDHFARSAAEFESQEGVTLFPELRIVSTITREVEADAESEAAEGADDDPTVQETVVSEEIMHNLDTCEVTVVGDELDGEHESLEVDISQLQQRALEMSSSNLGLVITGVNTMANYEQVLHLIRYKNWHTEALFDRKFKLVCSELNGRYISNDFKVEVNVIHTASPVEHANNAMVQPNFINPVHHASVDLSGHNLVNAHQASVVPSAATIVIVVCVSFLVFMIILGVFRIRAAHQRTMRDQENGKENEMDWDDSALTITVNPMETYEDQHSSEEEEEEEEESEDGEEEDDITSAESESSEDEEGGEPEDQQGASRQQQLEWDDSTLTY; encoded by the exons GTGAGATTTGCGGCTTCAGGATCCATGGGCAGAATGTCCCCTTCGAGGCAGTGGTCCTGGACAAGTCCACTGGCGAGGGGGTCATCCGGGCCAAGGACAAGCTGGACTGCGAGCTGCAGAAGGAGCACACCTTCACCATCCAAGCCTACGACTGCGGGGAGGGTCCCGACGGAGCCAACATGAAGAAATCCCACAA GGCGACTGTGCACATCCAAGTGAACGACATCAACGAGTACTCACCGGTGTTCAAGGAGAAGTCCTACAAAGCCACTGTCATCGAGGGCAAGAAATACGACAGCATCCTGAAGGTGGAGGCGGTGGATGCAGACTGCTCCTTCCAGTTCAGCCAAATCTGCAACTACGAGATCGTGACCCCTGATGTGCCCTTCACCGTCGACAAAGACG GCTTCATCAAGAACACGGAGAAACTGAGCTACGGCAAAGAGCGCATGTACAAGTTGACCGTGACCGCCTACGACTGCGGGAAGAACCGTGCCTCCGAGGACGTGCTGGTCAAGATCAGCGTCAAGCCCACCTGCAAACCGAGCTGGCAAG GCTTCAATAAGAGGATTGAATATGAGCCTGGCACGGGGAGTCTGGCCCTCTTCCCCAGCATGCACTTGGAGACCTGCGACGAGCCGATCACCTCCATCCGGGCCAGCATTGAGCTGGAAACCAACCATATCGGCAAGGGGTGTGACCGTGACACCTATTCAGAGAAATCCCTGCACAAGTTGTGCG GAGCCAGCTCCGGCACCGTGGAGCTCCTTCCTGCACCCAGCAGCTCCGCCAACTGGACTGTGGGGCTGCCCACTGACAACGGACACGACAGCGACCAGGTGTTCGAGTTCAACGGCACCCAGGCCATCAAGGTTCCCGACGGTACGGTGAGCACCAACCTGAAGGAGCCCTTCACCATCTCCGTGTGGATGAGGCACGGCCCCGGGGCCCACGAGAAGGAGACCATCCTCTGCAACTCCGACAAGACAG ACATGAACAGGCACCACTACTCGCTGTACGTCCACAACTGCAGACTGATCTTCCTCCTGCGCCAGGACCCGTCGGAGGCGGAGAACTACAAACCGGCAGAGTTTCACTGGAAGCTCGACCAG GTGTGTGACAAAGAGTGGCATCACTACGTGCTCAACGTGGAGTTCCCCACCGTgtccatgttcgtggatgggactGTCTTCGAGCCCTTCCTGGTGACAGAGGACTACCCACTGCACCCGTCCAAGATTGAAACTCAGCTCACCATCGGTGCCTGTTGGCAAG GCGCTAATGCTCGAATGGCTCAGTTTTTCCGCGGGAACCTGGCGGGACTGATCATCCGCTCTGGCAAGCTGGAGAACAAGAAAGTGATCGACTGTTTGTACACCTGCAAGGAGGGACTAGACGTGCAGCTGCCCGAGGAGGTAGCTTCAGCTGTCAAG GTGGAGTTCAACCCCAACCAGTCCTCTCTCACCGTGGAAGGTGACGACATCGACGCCTTTGACAAGGTGATGCAGCACATTTCCTACCTGAACTCCCGCCAGTTCCCGACCCCCGGCATCAGGCACCTCCGTATCTCCACCACCGTCAA ATGCTTCAACGAGGAGGCGTGCGTGTCGGTGCCGGACGCAGAGGGTTACGTGATGGTCCTGCAGCCGGAGGAGCCCAAAATCAGCCTGAGTGGCATCGACCACTTCGCCCGCAGCGCCGCTGAATTCGAGAGTCAGGAGGGAGTGACCCTCTTCCCCGAGCTGCGCATCGTGAGCACCATCACCCGCGAGGTGGAGGCCGACGCGGAGTCCGAAGCCGCGGAGGGAGCAGACGACGACCCCACAG TCCAAGAGACGGTGGTGTCCGAGGAGATCATGCACAACCTAGACACGTGTGAGGTGACGGTTGTGGGAGACGAGCTGGATGGCGAGCACGAGAGCCTGGAGGTGGACAtatcccagctgcagcagcgcgcCCTCGAGATGAGCTCGTCTAACCTGGGCCTCGTCATCACCG GTGTCAACACTATGGCCAACTACGAGCAGGTCCTGCACCTCATTCGATACAAGAACTGGCACACCGAGGCTCTGTTCGACAGGAAGTTCAAACTCGTCTGCTCTGAACTCAACGGCCGCTACATCAGCAACGACTTCAAAGTGGAG GTGAACGTGATCCACACGGCCAGCCCCGTGGAGCATGCCAACAACGCCATGGTGCAGCCCAACTTCATCAACCCCGTCCACCACGCCTCTGTGGACCTGTCCGGGCACAACCTGGTCAACGCTCACCAGGCTTCAG TGGTTCCCAGCGCCGCCACCATCGTCATCGTGGTGTGCGTCAGCTTCCTGGTGTTCATGATCATCCTCGGCGTGTTCCGCATCCGGGCCGCGCACCAGCGCACCATGAGGGACCAGGAGAACGGCAAGGAGAACGAGATGGACTGGGACGACTCCGCCCTCACCATCACCGTCAACCCCATGGAG ACCTATGAGGACCAGcacagcagcgaggaggaggaagaggaggaggaggagagcgaggacggcgaggaggaagacgaCATCACGAGCGCTGAGTCAGAGAgcagcgaggacgaggagggcgGCGAGCCcgaggaccagcagggggccagcagacagcagcagctggagtggGACGACTCCACCCTCACCtactga
- the clstn1 gene encoding calsyntenin-1 isoform X3 — MRFRGNKPFASAVGLVLGLLCAVEAAKVNKHKPWIETTYHGIVTENDDKVLLDPPLIALDKDAPLRYAESFEVTLTEEGEICGFRIHGQNVPFEAVVLDKSTGEGVIRAKDKLDCELQKEHTFTIQAYDCGEGPDGANMKKSHKATVHIQVNDINEYSPVFKEKSYKATVIEGKKYDSILKVEAVDADCSFQFSQICNYEIVTPDVPFTVDKDGFIKNTEKLSYGKERMYKLTVTAYDCGKNRASEDVLVKISVKPTCKPSWQGFNKRIEYEPGTGSLALFPSMHLETCDEPITSIRASIELETNHIGKGCDRDTYSEKSLHKLCGASSGTVELLPAPSSSANWTVGLPTDNGHDSDQVFEFNGTQAIKVPDGTVSTNLKEPFTISVWMRHGPGAHEKETILCNSDKTDMNRHHYSLYVHNCRLIFLLRQDPSEAENYKPAEFHWKLDQVCDKEWHHYVLNVEFPTVSMFVDGTVFEPFLVTEDYPLHPSKIETQLTIGACWQGANARMAQFFRGNLAGLIIRSGKLENKKVIDCLYTCKEGLDVQLPEEVASAVKVEFNPNQSSLTVEGDDIDAFDKVMQHISYLNSRQFPTPGIRHLRISTTVKCFNEEACVSVPDAEGYVMVLQPEEPKISLSGIDHFARSAAEFESQEGVTLFPELRIVSTITREVEADAESEAAEGADDDPTVQETVVSEEIMHNLDTCEVTVVGDELDGEHESLEVDISQLQQRALEMSSSNLGLVITGVNTMANYEQVLHLIRYKNWHTEALFDRKFKLVCSELNGRYISNDFKVEVNVIHTASPVEHANNAMVQPNFINPVHHASVDLSGHNLVNAHQASVVPSAATIVIVVCVSFLVFMIILGVFRIRAAHQRTMRDQENGKENEMDWDDSALTITVNPMETYEDQHSSEEEEEEEEESEDGEEEDDITSAESESSEDEEGGEPEDQQGASRQQQLEWDDSTLTY, encoded by the exons GTGAGATTTGCGGCTTCAGGATCCATGGGCAGAATGTCCCCTTCGAGGCAGTGGTCCTGGACAAGTCCACTGGCGAGGGGGTCATCCGGGCCAAGGACAAGCTGGACTGCGAGCTGCAGAAGGAGCACACCTTCACCATCCAAGCCTACGACTGCGGGGAGGGTCCCGACGGAGCCAACATGAAGAAATCCCACAA GGCGACTGTGCACATCCAAGTGAACGACATCAACGAGTACTCACCGGTGTTCAAGGAGAAGTCCTACAAAGCCACTGTCATCGAGGGCAAGAAATACGACAGCATCCTGAAGGTGGAGGCGGTGGATGCAGACTGCTCCTTCCAGTTCAGCCAAATCTGCAACTACGAGATCGTGACCCCTGATGTGCCCTTCACCGTCGACAAAGACG GCTTCATCAAGAACACGGAGAAACTGAGCTACGGCAAAGAGCGCATGTACAAGTTGACCGTGACCGCCTACGACTGCGGGAAGAACCGTGCCTCCGAGGACGTGCTGGTCAAGATCAGCGTCAAGCCCACCTGCAAACCGAGCTGGCAAG GCTTCAATAAGAGGATTGAATATGAGCCTGGCACGGGGAGTCTGGCCCTCTTCCCCAGCATGCACTTGGAGACCTGCGACGAGCCGATCACCTCCATCCGGGCCAGCATTGAGCTGGAAACCAACCATATCGGCAAGGGGTGTGACCGTGACACCTATTCAGAGAAATCCCTGCACAAGTTGTGCG GAGCCAGCTCCGGCACCGTGGAGCTCCTTCCTGCACCCAGCAGCTCCGCCAACTGGACTGTGGGGCTGCCCACTGACAACGGACACGACAGCGACCAGGTGTTCGAGTTCAACGGCACCCAGGCCATCAAGGTTCCCGACGGTACGGTGAGCACCAACCTGAAGGAGCCCTTCACCATCTCCGTGTGGATGAGGCACGGCCCCGGGGCCCACGAGAAGGAGACCATCCTCTGCAACTCCGACAAGACAG ACATGAACAGGCACCACTACTCGCTGTACGTCCACAACTGCAGACTGATCTTCCTCCTGCGCCAGGACCCGTCGGAGGCGGAGAACTACAAACCGGCAGAGTTTCACTGGAAGCTCGACCAG GTGTGTGACAAAGAGTGGCATCACTACGTGCTCAACGTGGAGTTCCCCACCGTgtccatgttcgtggatgggactGTCTTCGAGCCCTTCCTGGTGACAGAGGACTACCCACTGCACCCGTCCAAGATTGAAACTCAGCTCACCATCGGTGCCTGTTGGCAAG GCGCTAATGCTCGAATGGCTCAGTTTTTCCGCGGGAACCTGGCGGGACTGATCATCCGCTCTGGCAAGCTGGAGAACAAGAAAGTGATCGACTGTTTGTACACCTGCAAGGAGGGACTAGACGTGCAGCTGCCCGAGGAGGTAGCTTCAGCTGTCAAG GTGGAGTTCAACCCCAACCAGTCCTCTCTCACCGTGGAAGGTGACGACATCGACGCCTTTGACAAGGTGATGCAGCACATTTCCTACCTGAACTCCCGCCAGTTCCCGACCCCCGGCATCAGGCACCTCCGTATCTCCACCACCGTCAA ATGCTTCAACGAGGAGGCGTGCGTGTCGGTGCCGGACGCAGAGGGTTACGTGATGGTCCTGCAGCCGGAGGAGCCCAAAATCAGCCTGAGTGGCATCGACCACTTCGCCCGCAGCGCCGCTGAATTCGAGAGTCAGGAGGGAGTGACCCTCTTCCCCGAGCTGCGCATCGTGAGCACCATCACCCGCGAGGTGGAGGCCGACGCGGAGTCCGAAGCCGCGGAGGGAGCAGACGACGACCCCACAG TCCAAGAGACGGTGGTGTCCGAGGAGATCATGCACAACCTAGACACGTGTGAGGTGACGGTTGTGGGAGACGAGCTGGATGGCGAGCACGAGAGCCTGGAGGTGGACAtatcccagctgcagcagcgcgcCCTCGAGATGAGCTCGTCTAACCTGGGCCTCGTCATCACCG GTGTCAACACTATGGCCAACTACGAGCAGGTCCTGCACCTCATTCGATACAAGAACTGGCACACCGAGGCTCTGTTCGACAGGAAGTTCAAACTCGTCTGCTCTGAACTCAACGGCCGCTACATCAGCAACGACTTCAAAGTGGAG GTGAACGTGATCCACACGGCCAGCCCCGTGGAGCATGCCAACAACGCCATGGTGCAGCCCAACTTCATCAACCCCGTCCACCACGCCTCTGTGGACCTGTCCGGGCACAACCTGGTCAACGCTCACCAGGCTTCAG TGGTTCCCAGCGCCGCCACCATCGTCATCGTGGTGTGCGTCAGCTTCCTGGTGTTCATGATCATCCTCGGCGTGTTCCGCATCCGGGCCGCGCACCAGCGCACCATGAGGGACCAGGAGAACGGCAAGGAGAACGAGATGGACTGGGACGACTCCGCCCTCACCATCACCGTCAACCCCATGGAG ACCTATGAGGACCAGcacagcagcgaggaggaggaagaggaggaggaggagagcgaggacggcgaggaggaagacgaCATCACGAGCGCTGAGTCAGAGAgcagcgaggacgaggagggcgGCGAGCCcgaggaccagcagggggccagcagacagcagcagctggagtggGACGACTCCACCCTCACCtactga